In Streptomyces chartreusis, the following proteins share a genomic window:
- a CDS encoding streptophobe family protein — MSASTYVGTSKGARLPWGDVLLSAIAAVSWALIGMAGTAALGLHLLEADSASSLGPMTAAVVALGAGGSVTPSGDVSAFGLTGAEAATAIEITPLGVSLVGAVLLSWFFLRSLRGAGVVIAPAELLARAGTVVALFVATLGGLAWAGHDVITIDGSSLGLDDLPGGGGGGGLEIPGVGDIGGLLPDQVGDLIDAKAAVGFTVDTAPTLLGGLAWSAGVLLIALLASRRTPLPRAWDAAHRVVRPAVSALVTVLLMAVVAGLAAAAYAAIGDDHPKRIAGAALLGAPNGVWLGIPIGLFVPFDGRASGVLVGLLPDPLDDLLNSDADQSVTLSRLADLDSRVWLLGVAAAVMMLLAGVLTAARTPVVSGAGVGAMAGSGGGVVTGAGAGSAGGSRGGSVRGAGDRGDVRDPGALRFAGRCALRLGVATALALPLLAWLAEVSVDASLSVLGFDAFGAGVELRGNLGMALVLGAVWGAGVGAVGALLARATGAAGQRAAPLALGAAGTADRGSDAGTAAEAPGAAGHAGRSGPYAPGTPYRPPNPDTNPYLRVPDEMREPEDARPPHADGVPDGSPPDRGDDMYGAPTVMRPFTPPPRSPRTPRRRENGSSSSGTGDGPPPPPPPPPAPPPRKPKGRP, encoded by the coding sequence ATGAGTGCGTCCACGTACGTCGGGACCTCGAAAGGCGCGAGGCTGCCGTGGGGAGACGTCCTGCTCTCCGCGATCGCGGCGGTGAGCTGGGCGTTGATCGGGATGGCCGGCACGGCGGCGCTCGGACTGCATCTGCTGGAGGCGGACTCGGCGAGCTCCCTGGGCCCGATGACCGCCGCTGTGGTGGCCCTTGGGGCGGGTGGTTCCGTCACGCCGTCCGGCGATGTGTCCGCTTTCGGGCTGACCGGCGCGGAGGCGGCGACCGCCATCGAGATCACGCCACTCGGGGTGAGCCTGGTCGGTGCGGTCCTGCTGTCGTGGTTCTTCCTACGGTCGTTGCGGGGCGCGGGAGTTGTGATCGCGCCGGCCGAACTCCTCGCACGCGCGGGCACGGTGGTCGCGCTGTTCGTGGCGACGCTGGGCGGCCTGGCGTGGGCCGGGCACGACGTCATCACGATCGACGGGAGCTCCCTGGGGCTCGACGACCTGCCGGGCGGGGGTGGCGGCGGCGGTCTCGAGATCCCCGGAGTCGGCGACATCGGCGGGCTGCTCCCCGACCAGGTCGGCGACCTCATCGACGCCAAGGCGGCGGTCGGCTTCACGGTGGACACGGCGCCGACGCTGCTCGGCGGCCTCGCCTGGTCGGCCGGCGTCCTGCTGATCGCGCTGCTGGCCTCGCGCCGCACCCCGCTCCCCCGCGCCTGGGACGCGGCACACCGTGTCGTACGGCCCGCCGTGTCCGCCCTCGTCACGGTGCTGCTGATGGCGGTCGTGGCCGGGCTCGCGGCGGCTGCGTACGCGGCGATCGGCGACGACCACCCGAAGCGGATCGCCGGTGCCGCGCTGCTCGGCGCCCCGAACGGCGTGTGGCTCGGCATCCCCATCGGCCTGTTCGTGCCCTTCGACGGCCGGGCCTCGGGAGTTCTGGTCGGCCTGCTCCCGGACCCCTTGGACGACCTCCTCAACAGCGACGCCGACCAGTCCGTGACCTTGAGCCGACTGGCCGACCTGGACAGCCGGGTGTGGCTGCTGGGCGTCGCCGCGGCCGTGATGATGCTGCTGGCGGGGGTTCTGACGGCTGCGCGGACCCCGGTGGTGTCGGGGGCTGGGGTCGGGGCGATGGCCGGCTCGGGCGGCGGTGTGGTGACCGGCGCGGGTGCGGGGTCGGCCGGTGGCTCGCGTGGCGGGTCCGTGCGTGGTGCGGGTGATCGCGGGGACGTACGGGATCCGGGGGCCCTCCGTTTCGCCGGGCGGTGTGCGTTGCGGCTCGGGGTCGCCACGGCGTTGGCGCTGCCGCTGCTCGCATGGCTGGCGGAGGTGTCCGTGGACGCCTCGCTGTCGGTGCTGGGGTTCGACGCGTTCGGCGCCGGAGTGGAGCTGCGGGGGAACCTCGGCATGGCGCTGGTCCTCGGGGCGGTCTGGGGTGCGGGAGTGGGTGCGGTGGGTGCGCTGCTGGCCCGTGCGACCGGCGCCGCGGGGCAGCGGGCGGCGCCATTGGCCCTGGGGGCGGCGGGCACGGCGGACCGGGGCTCCGATGCGGGTACGGCCGCCGAGGCACCGGGTGCTGCGGGGCATGCCGGCCGGTCCGGGCCGTACGCCCCGGGAACGCCGTACCGGCCCCCGAACCCCGACACGAACCCGTATCTGCGGGTGCCGGACGAGATGCGCGAGCCGGAGGACGCCCGGCCGCCCCACGCCGACGGCGTGCCCGACGGATCGCCTCCGGACAGGGGCGACGACATGTACGGCGCGCCCACGGTCATGCGGCCGTTCACGCCGCCGCCGAGGTCGCCCCGGACTCCGCGGCGGCGTGAGAACGGGTCGTCGTCGTCCGGGACGGGCGACGGGCCGCCGCCTCCGCCGCCACCCCCTCCCGCGCCGCCGCCGAGGAAGCCCAAGGGGCGCCCCTGA
- a CDS encoding FHA domain-containing protein — MPELVLELNGRTWTLDPSRPYTLGRDPQGDIVLDDARVSWRHATISWSGRSWVIEDHGSTNGTFVQGQRIHHLEIGAGTAVHLGNATDGPRVNVSGTAASVATPQAQPQQQPYAAQGAQAGWAQQAPAQQPTPQQQPQAQQAGWQQPQQAAHIPQQQGPGGGAGAPPVYGDRSPTTFHQFSIGRVMRIGRALENELVVSDLQVSRHHAEFHSTPDGRMEIRDLGSHNGTYVNGQPIAKGGSQLLGPADIVGVGHSTFRIVGDRLEEFVDTGEVSFSARHLTVTVDGGKQILKDVSFGVPEKSLIAVIGPSGSGKSTLLKALTGYRPANQGDVLYDNRNLYKQFAELRQRIGLVPQDDILHKELTVKKALKYAAKLRFPADTTAAEREARIDEVLRELKLDIHRDKKVTSLSGGQRKRVSVALELLTKPSLIFLDEPTSGLDPGMDRDVMQLLRGLADDGRTVLVVTHSVAELALCDKLLVMAPGGAVAYFGPPEEALNFFGYDTWADVFSAFENYRDYDWAGRWKGSQHYQMYAADIDAIAPQSVQMPPMQAMKPPKPQGWMSQFVTLVRRYVSVIVSDKGFLALMVILPGVLGAVSLLIDSGKGLLPNPANPQTGRIIPNGTATTVLLILAVGACFAGAANSVRELIKERVIYERERATGLSRSAYLMSKVFVLGFITVLQGLMVGVIGFAGREIPEEGLVFGKLTLLELSVPIMALGFTSMMFGLIISALVKTAEKTMPLLVMFAIIQVVFTGCLFALNGSIGANQISYLMPSRWAVAAAGATLDFNKISPPGQGESNDPLWEHTVGVWAMDMIALIVLGVICGIFVARFLRRHEPEVMRK; from the coding sequence GTGCCGGAACTCGTACTGGAATTGAATGGAAGGACCTGGACGCTCGACCCGTCCAGGCCCTACACCCTCGGACGCGATCCGCAGGGTGACATCGTGCTCGACGACGCCAGGGTGTCCTGGCGGCATGCCACGATCAGCTGGAGCGGCCGCAGTTGGGTCATCGAGGACCACGGCAGCACCAACGGCACGTTCGTGCAGGGTCAGCGGATCCACCACCTGGAGATCGGCGCGGGAACGGCCGTTCACCTGGGCAACGCGACCGACGGACCGCGCGTGAACGTCTCCGGCACCGCGGCCTCCGTCGCCACGCCGCAGGCCCAGCCGCAGCAGCAGCCGTACGCCGCGCAGGGCGCCCAGGCGGGCTGGGCCCAGCAGGCCCCGGCCCAGCAGCCGACGCCGCAGCAGCAGCCGCAGGCCCAGCAGGCCGGCTGGCAGCAGCCGCAGCAGGCCGCGCACATCCCGCAGCAGCAGGGCCCCGGTGGTGGCGCGGGGGCGCCGCCGGTCTACGGCGACCGCAGCCCCACCACGTTCCACCAGTTCTCCATCGGCCGCGTGATGCGCATCGGCCGTGCCCTGGAGAACGAGCTGGTCGTCTCCGACCTCCAGGTCTCCCGGCACCACGCCGAGTTCCACTCGACGCCCGACGGCCGCATGGAGATCCGCGACCTCGGCTCCCACAACGGCACGTACGTCAACGGTCAGCCGATCGCCAAGGGCGGCTCGCAGCTGCTCGGCCCGGCCGACATCGTCGGCGTCGGTCACTCCACGTTCCGCATCGTCGGCGACCGCCTCGAGGAGTTCGTCGACACCGGTGAGGTCTCCTTCTCGGCCCGCCACCTCACGGTCACGGTCGACGGCGGCAAGCAGATCCTCAAGGACGTCTCCTTCGGCGTCCCGGAGAAGTCGCTCATCGCGGTCATCGGCCCGTCCGGCTCCGGCAAGTCGACCCTGCTCAAGGCGCTGACCGGCTACCGCCCGGCCAACCAGGGCGACGTCCTCTACGACAACCGGAACCTCTACAAGCAGTTCGCCGAGCTGCGTCAGCGCATCGGTCTGGTCCCGCAGGACGACATCCTGCACAAGGAGCTGACCGTCAAGAAGGCTCTCAAGTACGCGGCCAAGCTCCGCTTCCCCGCCGACACCACGGCGGCCGAGCGCGAGGCCCGGATAGACGAGGTGCTGCGCGAGCTGAAGCTGGACATCCACCGGGACAAGAAGGTCACGTCCCTCTCCGGCGGCCAGCGCAAGCGCGTCTCGGTGGCCCTGGAGCTGCTGACCAAGCCGTCGCTGATCTTCCTGGACGAGCCCACCTCGGGCCTCGACCCGGGCATGGACCGTGACGTCATGCAGCTGCTGCGCGGCCTCGCCGATGACGGCCGTACGGTCCTCGTCGTGACCCACTCGGTGGCCGAGCTGGCGCTGTGCGACAAGCTCCTGGTGATGGCGCCCGGCGGTGCGGTCGCCTACTTCGGCCCGCCCGAGGAGGCGCTGAACTTCTTCGGCTACGACACCTGGGCCGATGTCTTCTCCGCCTTCGAGAACTACCGCGACTACGACTGGGCGGGACGCTGGAAGGGCTCTCAGCACTACCAGATGTACGCCGCGGACATCGACGCGATTGCTCCGCAGTCCGTACAGATGCCTCCGATGCAGGCGATGAAGCCGCCGAAGCCGCAGGGCTGGATGTCGCAGTTCGTGACGCTGGTGCGCCGCTACGTCTCGGTGATCGTCTCCGACAAGGGCTTCCTGGCCCTGATGGTGATCCTGCCGGGCGTCCTGGGCGCGGTCAGCCTGCTGATCGACTCGGGCAAGGGCCTGCTGCCCAACCCGGCCAATCCGCAGACGGGCCGGATCATCCCGAACGGCACGGCCACCACCGTGCTGCTGATCCTCGCGGTGGGCGCCTGCTTCGCCGGCGCCGCGAACTCCGTGCGTGAGCTGATCAAGGAACGGGTCATCTACGAGCGGGAGCGCGCTACCGGTCTGTCCCGCTCGGCGTACCTGATGTCCAAGGTGTTCGTGCTCGGCTTCATCACCGTGCTCCAGGGCCTGATGGTCGGCGTCATCGGCTTCGCCGGCCGGGAGATCCCGGAGGAGGGCCTGGTCTTCGGCAAGCTGACGCTGCTGGAGCTGTCGGTGCCGATCATGGCGCTGGGCTTCACCTCGATGATGTTCGGCCTGATCATCTCGGCGCTGGTGAAGACCGCCGAGAAGACCATGCCGCTGCTGGTCATGTTCGCGATCATCCAGGTCGTGTTCACAGGCTGCCTCTTCGCCCTCAACGGCTCGATCGGCGCCAACCAGATCTCGTATCTGATGCCGTCGCGCTGGGCGGTGGCAGCCGCGGGCGCCACGCTGGACTTCAACAAGATCAGCCCGCCCGGCCAGGGCGAGAGCAACGACCCGCTGTGGGAGCACACCGTCGGCGTCTGGGCCATGGACATGATCGCCCTGATCGTCCTTGGCGTGATCTGCGGCATCTTCGTGGCCCGCTTCCTGCGCCGCCACGAGCCCGAGGTCATGCGCAAGTAG
- a CDS encoding transglycosylase SLT domain-containing protein, with the protein MLKNTKNRGLSRSINKRQKIAIAGVTTLGAAALAISAVPGNATTTTAEAPAGKVAYSNEQIKDVKGSVTDQLAGDKVKAEAMVAKHKAAVATAKHRAAVAHDKHVAAQAAAKQRAAKAAAAKKAAAERKAKEAASRSAKRVAVKPVAAKKSYANNLDGWIREALDIMKKHDIPGTYNGLHKNIIRESSGNPNAINNWDINAQNGVPSIGLLQVIKPTFDAYHVPGTAHSQYDPVANLTAAANYAADRYGSIDNVNSAY; encoded by the coding sequence ATGCTCAAGAACACCAAGAACCGTGGTCTCAGTCGTTCCATCAACAAGCGTCAGAAGATCGCGATCGCAGGTGTCACCACGCTCGGTGCCGCCGCCCTGGCCATCTCCGCCGTACCCGGCAACGCCACGACGACCACGGCCGAAGCCCCCGCGGGCAAGGTGGCCTACAGCAACGAGCAGATAAAGGACGTCAAGGGCAGCGTCACCGACCAGCTCGCCGGCGACAAGGTGAAGGCCGAGGCGATGGTCGCCAAGCACAAGGCTGCCGTGGCCACCGCCAAGCACCGGGCCGCCGTGGCCCACGACAAGCACGTGGCCGCCCAGGCCGCCGCCAAGCAGCGCGCCGCCAAGGCCGCCGCCGCGAAGAAGGCCGCCGCCGAGCGCAAGGCGAAGGAGGCCGCGAGCCGGTCCGCCAAGCGCGTCGCGGTCAAGCCCGTCGCCGCCAAGAAGTCCTACGCGAACAACCTCGACGGCTGGATCCGTGAGGCCCTGGACATCATGAAGAAGCACGACATCCCGGGCACCTACAACGGCCTGCACAAGAACATCATTCGCGAGTCCTCGGGCAACCCGAACGCGATCAACAACTGGGACATCAACGCCCAGAACGGCGTCCCGTCGATCGGTCTGCTCCAGGTCATCAAGCCCACCTTCGACGCGTACCACGTGCCGGGCACCGCGCACAGCCAGTACGACCCGGTCGCGAACCTGACCGCCGCCGCCAACTACGCGGCCGACCGGTACGGCTCGATCGACAACGTCAACAGCGCGTACTGA
- a CDS encoding S-adenosylmethionine:tRNA ribosyltransferase-isomerase, producing MTLAMGVPPREPVRAWGKVPEELSARVPAEQRGPGLGRDAVRLLVSRGTAVSHHAFRELPRLLRAGDLLVVNTSETLAAAVDGRLGHTRVVVHFSTRGDDGRWAVELRDPDERGTTRARIWNSARSARRKGGGGRRAGGPAGCEVRLPGGLRLVLEEPLSTGSERLWWARVAGPLDVEGAGEDLTAAPGTGILGLMREHGRPIRYSYTERDQPLSVYQTVFALPSTDGAGSAEMPSAARPFTAGLVTELVSRGVQIAPISLHTGVASAEAHEPPYPERFAVPETSARLINAVKAGDGRVVAVGTTAVRAVESAVDADGVVRAREGWTDLVVTPERGVRVVDGLLTGLHEPEASHLLMLEAVAGRDAISRSYEEALRGLYLWHEFGDVHLILPAENPHTVHCSSNCW from the coding sequence ATGACGCTGGCGATGGGAGTCCCCCCGCGCGAGCCGGTCCGAGCGTGGGGGAAGGTGCCCGAGGAGCTGTCGGCGCGGGTTCCGGCCGAGCAGCGTGGGCCGGGGCTGGGCCGGGATGCCGTACGGCTGCTGGTGTCGCGGGGCACCGCGGTGTCGCATCACGCGTTCCGTGAGCTGCCGCGGCTGCTGCGGGCCGGGGATCTGCTGGTCGTGAATACGTCGGAGACGCTGGCCGCGGCCGTGGACGGGCGGCTCGGGCACACGCGCGTGGTCGTGCACTTCTCCACGCGCGGGGACGACGGGCGGTGGGCGGTCGAGCTGCGGGATCCGGACGAGCGGGGCACTACGCGCGCGCGTATATGGAACAGTGCGCGAAGCGCTCGCCGGAAGGGTGGTGGCGGGCGACGGGCGGGAGGGCCCGCGGGTTGTGAGGTGCGGCTGCCGGGCGGGCTGCGGCTGGTTTTGGAAGAGCCGCTGAGCACGGGGAGCGAGCGGCTGTGGTGGGCTCGGGTCGCCGGGCCCCTGGACGTGGAGGGCGCCGGTGAGGACCTCACAGCCGCGCCCGGCACCGGGATCCTCGGGCTGATGCGGGAGCACGGGCGGCCGATCCGCTACTCCTATACCGAGCGGGATCAGCCACTGTCCGTGTATCAGACGGTGTTCGCGCTGCCATCGACCGACGGTGCGGGCAGTGCGGAGATGCCGAGCGCGGCGCGGCCCTTCACGGCCGGGCTGGTGACGGAGCTGGTCAGCCGGGGTGTGCAGATCGCGCCGATCAGCCTGCACACCGGGGTGGCCTCGGCCGAGGCGCACGAGCCGCCGTATCCGGAGCGGTTCGCGGTGCCGGAGACGTCCGCCCGGCTGATCAACGCGGTGAAGGCCGGGGACGGCCGGGTCGTCGCCGTGGGGACGACTGCCGTACGGGCCGTGGAGTCGGCGGTGGACGCCGACGGGGTCGTACGCGCGCGTGAGGGATGGACGGATCTCGTCGTGACGCCGGAGCGCGGGGTGCGGGTGGTGGACGGGCTGCTGACCGGGCTGCACGAGCCGGAGGCCTCGCATCTGCTGATGCTGGAGGCGGTCGCCGGGCGGGACGCGATCAGCCGCAGTTACGAGGAGGCGCTGCGCGGGCTCTACCTGTGGCACGAGTTCGGCGACGTGCACCTCATCCTCCCGGCGGAGAACCCTCACACAGTGCATTGCTCCAGCAACTGCTGGTGA
- a CDS encoding SDR family NAD(P)-dependent oxidoreductase: MPVAIITGASKGLGRALAEALAARGWDLVLDARTPEVLEETASALRDAHGTRVTAVPGDVTDAGHRAALVAAAWRLGGVDLLVSNASALGAEPLLRLDALPPAGLRQALEVNVVAALGLVQEALPLLRAAGTGAVITVSSDAAAEAYETWGGYGASKAALDHLAAVLGEEEPGLRVWAVDPGDMATDLYAAAVPDDDGPRPAPASVVPAFLRLLDERPASGRYGAPALLEGRR; the protein is encoded by the coding sequence ATGCCGGTAGCGATCATCACGGGGGCCTCGAAGGGGCTGGGGCGGGCGCTCGCCGAGGCGCTGGCCGCGCGCGGCTGGGATCTGGTGCTGGACGCCAGGACGCCGGAGGTCCTTGAGGAGACGGCGTCCGCGCTGCGGGACGCGCACGGCACGCGCGTGACGGCGGTGCCGGGGGATGTCACGGACGCCGGGCACCGGGCCGCTCTGGTGGCGGCCGCCTGGCGGCTGGGCGGCGTCGATCTGCTGGTGAGCAACGCCAGCGCGCTGGGCGCCGAGCCGCTACTGCGGCTGGACGCGCTGCCGCCGGCGGGGCTGCGGCAGGCGCTGGAGGTGAACGTGGTCGCCGCGCTGGGCCTGGTGCAGGAGGCACTACCGCTGCTGCGGGCGGCCGGGACCGGGGCCGTGATCACGGTGAGCTCGGACGCGGCGGCCGAGGCGTACGAGACATGGGGCGGTTACGGGGCGTCGAAGGCGGCCCTCGACCATCTCGCGGCGGTGCTCGGCGAGGAGGAGCCCGGGCTGCGCGTGTGGGCGGTCGACCCCGGGGACATGGCCACGGACCTGTACGCGGCGGCCGTACCGGACGACGACGGTCCGCGGCCGGCGCCGGCGAGTGTCGTGCCGGCGTTCCTGCGGCTGCTGGACGAGCGTCCGGCGAGCGGCCGCTACGGGGCTCCGGCTCTGCTGGAGGGGCGGCGATGA
- a CDS encoding GAF domain-containing sensor histidine kinase produces the protein MSQAPRSGLAAVSSALLAMSRHLEVRDVLKTIVASARELLDAQYAALGVPDDHGGFAQFVVDGVSDHQWKAIGPLPRQHGILAAMLQEAKVERLADVRKDPRFEGWPSAHPDMSDFLGLPIRDGDEVIGALFLANKNCPKPEGSCGFTAEDEELLGILAQHAAIALTNARLYERSRELTIAEERSRLAHELHDAVSQKLFSLRLTAQAATALVDRDPARAKGEMHQVAVLAAEAADELRAAVVELRPAALDEDGLVATLRTQIQVLDRAHTARVTFAGRGVKALPSAQEEALLRVAQEALHNALRHSGGEHVDVTLDRRGGGAVLRITDDGSGFDPKAVRRAGRHLGLVSMRDRASGVGGTLTVESAPGKGTVIEMEVPGG, from the coding sequence ATGAGTCAAGCCCCCAGGTCCGGCCTCGCCGCGGTGAGCTCCGCGTTGCTGGCCATGAGCAGGCATCTGGAGGTGCGCGACGTCCTCAAGACGATCGTCGCCTCCGCCCGCGAACTGCTCGACGCGCAGTACGCCGCGCTCGGCGTGCCGGACGACCACGGAGGCTTCGCCCAGTTCGTCGTCGACGGGGTCAGTGACCACCAGTGGAAGGCCATCGGCCCGCTGCCCCGCCAGCACGGCATCCTCGCCGCGATGCTCCAGGAAGCCAAGGTCGAGCGCCTCGCCGACGTCCGCAAGGACCCCCGCTTCGAGGGCTGGCCGTCGGCACACCCGGACATGTCCGACTTCCTGGGCCTGCCGATCCGCGACGGCGACGAGGTCATCGGCGCCCTGTTCCTGGCGAACAAGAACTGCCCCAAGCCGGAGGGCAGTTGCGGCTTCACCGCAGAGGACGAGGAACTCCTCGGCATCCTCGCCCAGCACGCCGCGATCGCCCTGACCAACGCCCGCCTGTACGAGCGCAGCCGCGAACTGACCATCGCCGAGGAACGCTCACGCCTGGCCCATGAACTGCACGACGCGGTCAGCCAGAAGCTGTTCTCGCTGCGCCTGACGGCCCAGGCCGCCACCGCCCTGGTCGACCGCGACCCGGCCCGGGCCAAGGGCGAGATGCACCAGGTCGCCGTGCTCGCCGCCGAGGCCGCCGACGAACTGCGCGCCGCGGTCGTCGAGTTGCGCCCCGCCGCCCTCGACGAGGACGGCCTCGTCGCCACCCTGCGCACCCAGATCCAGGTCCTCGACCGTGCCCACACCGCCCGCGTCACCTTCGCCGGCCGCGGTGTGAAGGCCCTGCCCTCCGCCCAGGAGGAGGCCCTGCTGCGCGTAGCCCAGGAGGCCCTGCACAACGCCCTGCGGCACTCCGGGGGCGAGCACGTCGACGTGACCCTGGACCGGCGCGGCGGCGGAGCGGTCCTGCGGATCACCGACGACGGCAGCGGCTTCGACCCGAAGGCGGTACGCCGCGCGGGACGCCACCTGGGCCTGGTCTCCATGCGGGACCGGGCGAGCGGCGTCGGCGGCACGCTGACCGTGGAATCGGCGCCCGGCAAGGGCACCGTGATCGAGATGGAGGTCCCCGGTGGCTGA
- a CDS encoding response regulator, producing MADAIKVLLVDDHQVVRRGLRTFLEVQDDIEVVGEAADGAEGVARAEELKPDVVLMDVKMPGMDGVDALRKLRELDNPARVLIVTSFTEQRTVIPALRAGAAGYVYKDVDPDALAGAIRSVHAGHILLQPEVAGALLSQEEANSGQGRGGSLTEREREVLGLIADGRSNREIARALVLSEKTVKTHVSNILMKLDLADRTQAALWAVRHGVTG from the coding sequence GTGGCTGACGCAATCAAGGTGCTGCTCGTCGACGACCACCAGGTGGTCCGCCGTGGCCTGCGCACGTTCCTCGAAGTGCAGGACGACATCGAGGTCGTGGGGGAGGCCGCGGACGGCGCCGAGGGAGTGGCCCGCGCCGAGGAGCTGAAGCCGGACGTCGTCCTCATGGACGTCAAGATGCCGGGGATGGACGGCGTCGACGCCCTGCGCAAGCTCCGCGAGCTGGACAACCCCGCGCGCGTGCTCATCGTCACCAGCTTCACCGAACAGCGCACGGTGATCCCGGCCCTGCGCGCGGGCGCCGCCGGGTACGTGTACAAGGACGTCGACCCGGACGCGCTCGCCGGAGCCATCCGCTCGGTGCACGCAGGGCACATCCTGCTCCAGCCCGAGGTCGCGGGCGCCCTGCTGTCCCAGGAGGAGGCCAACTCGGGGCAGGGGAGAGGCGGTTCGCTGACGGAGCGGGAGCGCGAGGTGCTCGGGCTCATCGCGGACGGCCGATCGAACCGGGAGATAGCCAGGGCCCTGGTCCTGTCCGAGAAGACCGTCAAGACGCACGTCTCGAACATCCTGATGAAGCTCGACCTCGCGGACCGCACCCAGGCCGCGCTGTGGGCCGTACGCCATGGCGTGACCGGCTGA
- the chpE gene encoding chaplin ChpE yields the protein MKNLKKAAAVTMVAGGLLAAGAGMASATDGAHADGQAVGSPGVASGNLVQAPVHIPVNVSGNSVNVVGILNPAFGNLAVNK from the coding sequence GTGAAGAACCTGAAGAAGGCAGCGGCCGTGACGATGGTGGCGGGTGGCCTGCTGGCCGCCGGTGCCGGAATGGCCTCCGCCACCGACGGCGCGCACGCCGACGGCCAGGCCGTGGGCTCCCCGGGCGTCGCCTCGGGCAACCTCGTCCAGGCCCCGGTCCACATCCCGGTCAACGTCTCGGGCAACAGCGTGAACGTCGTCGGCATCCTGAACCCCGCCTTCGGCAACCTGGCCGTCAACAAGTGA
- a CDS encoding ABC transporter ATP-binding protein, producing the protein MSDVLELQDVSVVREGRALVDQVSWSVKEGERWVILGPNGAGKTTLLNVASSYLYPSKGTATILGETLGTPGTDVFELRPRIGVAGIALAEKLPKRQTVLQTVLTAAYGMTATWNEDYEDVDEQRARAFLDRLGMSDYLDRKFGTLSEGERKRTLISRALMADPELLLLDEPAAGLDLGGREDLVRRLGRLARDPIAPSMLMVTHHVEEIPPGFTHVLMIRQGKVLAAGPMELELTSRNLSLCFGLPLVVEQVGDRWTAQGLPLS; encoded by the coding sequence ATGAGCGATGTTCTGGAGCTTCAGGACGTATCCGTGGTCCGCGAGGGCCGGGCTCTGGTGGACCAGGTCTCCTGGTCGGTCAAGGAGGGCGAGCGCTGGGTCATCCTCGGCCCGAACGGAGCCGGCAAGACCACCCTCCTCAACGTCGCGTCCAGCTACCTCTACCCCAGCAAGGGCACCGCGACCATCCTCGGCGAGACCCTCGGCACCCCCGGCACCGACGTCTTCGAGCTGCGCCCCCGCATCGGCGTGGCCGGCATCGCCCTCGCCGAGAAGCTCCCCAAGCGCCAGACGGTCCTCCAGACGGTCCTGACCGCCGCCTACGGCATGACCGCCACCTGGAACGAGGACTACGAGGACGTCGACGAGCAGCGCGCCCGCGCCTTCCTCGACCGCCTCGGTATGAGCGACTACCTCGACCGGAAGTTCGGCACCCTCTCCGAGGGCGAGCGCAAGCGCACCCTCATCTCCCGCGCCCTGATGGCCGACCCCGAGCTGCTCCTCCTCGACGAGCCCGCCGCCGGCCTCGACCTCGGCGGCCGCGAGGACCTCGTACGCCGTCTCGGCCGCCTCGCCCGCGACCCGATCGCCCCCTCGATGCTCATGGTCACCCACCACGTCGAGGAGATCCCCCCGGGCTTCACCCACGTGCTGATGATCCGCCAGGGCAAGGTGCTCGCCGCCGGCCCCATGGAGCTCGAACTGACCTCCCGCAACCTCTCCCTCTGCTTCGGCCTCCCGCTCGTCGTCGAGCAGGTCGGCGACCGCTGGACGGCACAGGGCCTCCCGCTCTCCTGA
- a CDS encoding NfeD family protein, with amino-acid sequence MEIDAWVWWLIGAAALGIGLVITAMPELGMLAVGAVAAAVAAGIFGGDAVVQVVAFVVVSTALIAVVRPIANRHRAQRPQLATGIEALKGKQAVVLERVDASGGRIKLAGEIWSARALDTDRAYEAGQEVDVVDIEGATAIVM; translated from the coding sequence GTGGAAATCGACGCGTGGGTTTGGTGGTTGATCGGCGCGGCAGCGCTCGGCATCGGGCTCGTGATCACCGCGATGCCCGAACTCGGCATGCTCGCGGTCGGTGCCGTCGCCGCCGCCGTGGCCGCCGGCATCTTCGGCGGTGACGCCGTGGTCCAGGTCGTGGCCTTCGTCGTCGTCTCGACCGCACTCATCGCCGTCGTACGGCCCATCGCCAACCGGCATCGCGCACAACGACCCCAACTCGCCACCGGCATCGAGGCGTTGAAGGGCAAACAGGCCGTCGTTCTGGAACGCGTCGACGCCTCGGGCGGCCGGATCAAGCTCGCCGGAGAGATCTGGTCGGCACGCGCCCTCGACACCGACCGCGCCTACGAAGCAGGCCAGGAAGTGGACGTCGTGGACATCGAGGGGGCCACCGCGATCGTCATGTGA